GAAAGATGCCTTCCACGCGACGGTCGTGGACGGGGACGAGACCGCGGTCTGCCCTGACGGAGAAGGCACGAAGGTGGCGGCGCTCATCCGCGTGTCGCTGAAGCCGGGAGAGTCCCAGAGGGTTCGGGCGACTCTGGGTTTCGCCATGGAGCCCGCCCCGAAAGCGGACGACCTGGACGCGCTCTTCGCCACGAGGAAGAAAGAGGCGGACGCGTTCTACGCGGCCTTGGGTCCGCACGTGCCGGAGGATCCCGCGCGGGTTCAGCGGAGCGCGGTCGCGGGCTTGCTTTGGAGCAAGCAGCACTACCGTTTCGTCGTGCACCGCTGGCTCGACGGCGACCCCACGGCGCCTCCCCCTCCGGCCAGCCGTCTCAAGGGTCGAGATTCCGACTGGCGGCACCTGCACGCCGACGACGTGCTTTCGGTCCCCGACAAGTGGGAGTTCTCGTGGTTCGCGGCGTGGGATCTGGCGTTCCAGAGCGTCGCGTACGCGCTGGTGGATCCCGCGTTCGGCAAGTTCCAACTCACCCGCCTGGTGGAGGAGGCATATCTCCACCCCAACGGGCAGATGCCCGCGTACGAGTGGGCATTCGGCGATGCGAATCCGCCGGTGCACGCGTGGGCGGCGTGGCGGGTCTACACGATCGACCGCCGCATCACGGGGGTGGGCGACCGCGAGTTCCTCGAGCGCATGTTCCTCAAGCTGCTGCTGAACTTCACGTGGTGGGTGAACCAGAAGGACCAGGGTGGCAACAACGTCTTCGAAGGTGGCTTTTTGGGGCTGGACAACATCGGGGTGTTCGACCGCAACGCGGCGCTTTCCGACGGGAGCTTCGTCGAGCAGGCCGACGGCACGAGCTGGATGGCGATGTACTGCCTCGACATGTTCACGATCGCGGTCGAGCTTGCCGAGAGCGACGCGGCTTACGAGGATTTGGCTGCGAAGTTCCTCGACCACTTCCTCTACATCGCCGAGGCGATGAACAAGTTGGGGTCCGGCACGGGCCTGTGGGACGAGGACGACGGTTTCTTCTACGACGTGCTGGCGCGACCTGACGGGGCTCACACCCAGCTCCGGATTCGATCGATCGTGGGGTTGATCCCGCTCTTCGCCTCGACCACTTTGGAGGCGGATCGGCTGGAGCGGCTTCCGGTGTGCAGCGAGCGGCTCGAGTGGTTTCAGAGGCACCTACCGGATCTGATGGGCAACGTGGCGTCCTTCGTCGTTCCGGGGCAGAACGACCGCCGGCTGCTGAGCGTGGTGGACGAGAAGAAGCTGCGCCGCATCCTGGCTCGAATGCTCGACGAGGACGAGTTCCTCTCGCCCTACGGCATCCGTTCGCTTTCGAAGGCGCACGCCGAGCACCCCTTCGAGTTACGTTTGGGTGGCGAGACGGCTTCGGTGGATTACGAACCCGGCGAGTCGCGCGTCGGCACGTTCGGCGGGAACTCGAACTGGCGGGGTCCGGTGTGGTTTCCGCTGAACTTCCTGATCATCGAGGCGCTGCAGCGGCTGCACTACTATCACGGCGACGCTTTCCAGGTGGAGATGCCCACGGGGTCGGGCCATCTCGTGTCGCTCGACGAGGTCGCCAAGGAGTTGGAGCGGCGCCTGCTCGCCCTGTTCTTGGATTCGGACGGCCAGCGGCCTTACTGGGGCGGGGAAGCGGTGTACGCCCGTCCCGAGTGGCGCAACCACCTGTGGTTCAACGAGTACTTCCACGGAGACACGGGCAGGGGTCTCGGAGCCTCGCACCAGACTGGTTGGACCGCGCTGGTCGCGAAGCTCGTGGAGCAGTTCTACGTGACGGCGTATGGGGGAGGGGGTTGAGGGGAGCGTCCTCCCCTCGACACACAATCCTCAATACCGATACATCTCGGCTTTGTACGGCCCTTCGACGTCCACGCCGATGTAGTTCGCCTGATACTCGGTGAGTTCCGTGAGCGTTACGTTCAACTTCACGAGCTGCAACCTGGCCACTTTCTCGTCCAGCAGCTTCGGCAGCACGTACACGCCGGGCGCGTACTCGCCCCTCTTGGTCCACAGTTCGATCTGTGCGAGCACCTGGTTCGCGAACGAGCTGGACATCACGTACGACGGGTGGCCGGTGGCGCACCCGAGGTTCACGAGGCGGCCCTTGGCGAGCAGCGTGATCTTCTTGCCGTCGGGGAACGTGATGTGGTCGACTTGGGGCTTGATCTCGTCCCACTCGTACTTCTCGAGCGACGCGACGTCGATCTCGTTGTCGAAGTGGCCGATGTTGCACACGATCGCCTCGTTCTTCATGGCGGCCATATGGTCGTGCGTAATCACGTGGTAGTTGCCCGTGGCGGTGACGAAGATGTCGGCGAGCGGCGCGGCTTGTTCCATGGTGACGACCTTGTAGCCCTCCATGGCGGCTTGCAGCGCGCAGATGGGGTCCACTTCGGTGACCCACACCTGGGCGGAGAGCGCCTTGAGCGCCTGCGCGCAACCCTTGCCGACGTCGCCGTAGCCGCAGACGACCGCGATCTTGCCCGCGACCATCACGTCGGTGGCGCGCTTGATGCCGTCCACGAGCGACTCGCGGCACCCGTAGAGGTTGTCGAACTTCGACTTGGTGACGCTGTCGTTGACGTTGAAGCACGGGAAGGGCAGCTTGCCCTCTTTCTGGAGCCGGTACAAGCGTTTCACGCCCGTGGTGGTCTCCTCGCTGACGCCTCGAATGGCTTCCTTGATGTGGCTGTAGTAGCCGGGGGTGCTCGCCAGGCGCTTCTTGATGGAGTTGAACAGCGCGACCTCCTCCTCGCTGGAGGGGTTGTTCAGGACGCTCGCATCCTTCTCGGCATCCGCGCCGAGCATGACGAGCAGGGTGGCGTCGCCGCCGTCGTCGAGGATCATGTTCGGGGTGGACCCATCGGCCCACTCCATGATCTGGTGCGTGTACTCCCAGTACTCGTCGAGGCTCTCGCCCTTGGTGGCGAACACGGGCACGCCGGTGGCGGCGATGGCGGCGGCGGCGTGGTCCTGCGTCGAGTAGATGTTGCACGACGCCCAGCGCACCTCGGCGCCGAGGGCCGTGAGGGTTTCGATGAGCACGGCGGTCTGGATCGTCATGTGGAGCGATCCGGCGATGCGCGCGCCGACGAGGGGTTTGGATTTCGCGAACTCCTCGCGGATGGCCATGAGGCCGGGCATCTCGGTTTCGGCGATGGACATCTCCTTGCGGCCCCAGGGCGCGAGGGAGAGGTCGGCGACGTGGAAGTCTTGAGTCTGAACGGTTTGCAAGCTAGTGCCTCCTATGGGCAGTCGCGAGCGCCGTTGCCAGGCCACGGTAGGCCTCCCACGGAGCCTGGTCGAGGACTGCAGCGCTCCTCCGTGGTTGGTGTTATTATGGCATGCAGTTGCTGGCGCCCGTAGGGGAGCACAGCCCCTTGCATCTCTGGGCTGGGGTGAGGGGCGGATCCCAGGGTGTCAAGAAGCACGCGGGGTTCGTCATGGTTGATCGAGAAGCGAGGGACAGACTGGCCGAGGGGTTGCGACGTTTGTTGTCCGGACGCATCGACAACCTAGAGTTCGACGACCTCGAGGATTGGGCAACGACCGATCGCGCCTTGGATGCGATCTTCTCTGCGGCTTGGCTGCATTACGACGACTTCCGCTCGCACCCGTTGCGCCTGACCGGAGGGCAGAGACTCAATTTGATGCGCTGCATCGTGTTCCTGCATACGGACTTTGAGTACGAGTGGGCGCCGCCGGAGTGTTTCATGGCCGACCTTCTGAGACGTCTGCTCGA
This portion of the Fimbriimonadaceae bacterium genome encodes:
- the ahcY gene encoding adenosylhomocysteinase, whose amino-acid sequence is MQTVQTQDFHVADLSLAPWGRKEMSIAETEMPGLMAIREEFAKSKPLVGARIAGSLHMTIQTAVLIETLTALGAEVRWASCNIYSTQDHAAAAIAATGVPVFATKGESLDEYWEYTHQIMEWADGSTPNMILDDGGDATLLVMLGADAEKDASVLNNPSSEEEVALFNSIKKRLASTPGYYSHIKEAIRGVSEETTTGVKRLYRLQKEGKLPFPCFNVNDSVTKSKFDNLYGCRESLVDGIKRATDVMVAGKIAVVCGYGDVGKGCAQALKALSAQVWVTEVDPICALQAAMEGYKVVTMEQAAPLADIFVTATGNYHVITHDHMAAMKNEAIVCNIGHFDNEIDVASLEKYEWDEIKPQVDHITFPDGKKITLLAKGRLVNLGCATGHPSYVMSSSFANQVLAQIELWTKRGEYAPGVYVLPKLLDEKVARLQLVKLNVTLTELTEYQANYIGVDVEGPYKAEMYRY